AAACAAGGACCCCGTATTTCTCGTACGTAGTATGGAGTCATACATTTTGACAGACTTCCATGTTTAAAAATAGGCGGCTCAGTTCCTTTTTACCGTTTATTATTCTGACTACTGAGTTCTGTGTTCTGAGTTCAATCTTGCGGTCATTAGTCAAGACTCAAGAGTTATTAGTCATGAGTTTTCTCCCCCACACCCCTTACTTCCTCCACTCCCTCTACTCCCCTACTCCCCAAACACCCACACCTCTGGCTGCAACCATATACCGGAAAATGTATTCCATTAACTCAATGTAATTGCGGGCGGTTTTGGGAGAAGGTGCCCAAACTGTAACGCCGTGGTCGCGGATCAGTAAAGCTGGTATTTGTGGGGGAGTGGTTGTAAAGCGCTCTTTAATTTCATCTGCAATGCGAGAAACCTGTAAATGGTTGGCAAATATGGGCATAGAACAACAAGGGTTCTCTTCCCAAACACCCAAACCTTTGAGCATCTCCAACGGTGGTAAGGGCAAGGTATCTCCTTTGACAAAGCGAGAAACCAAGCTTGCTTCTACTGAGTGAACATGGTAACAGCTCATAGCGTCGGCAAACAGGTCATAAAGAACCTGGTGAATAGCTGTTTCAGCTGAAGGCTTCAAATCAGGTGAGGGTTGCTCTACCTTACCGTTTGGCTGGATAGGCACAAAATCTCCAGGTTCTAATTCTCCTTTAGACCGACCACTGGCTGTAATCCAGAAGCTCCCATCGGGTAAACGAACCGACAGATTTCCCGCAGTTCCCACCATCCATCCTTGCTGGTAAAAGTGACGGGCATCTGAGATAAGTTCAAGACGAGGGTCAATGAGGGTAATAAGGGTTGAGCTATTCATGAGTTTCCTCATCTATATTTGACCAACAGCCTGACGAGTACGGATTTGTGTATCCGTATACTCAGGAAACCAACCTTCTGTCCCAGTGAAATACCGCACTGCTTTAATTCGTCGCGCTGGAGTGAGATAAAACCAGTGTTCAGTTCCCGCAGGTACGTTAATGTACTCTTGGGGCTGCACTGTCAGTTCTACTTGGGTATCATCAGGTCGTACAAAACCAAAAATGCCTTCCCCAGCAATGATGTAGCGGACTTCGTCTTCTGAATGAGTATGGATTTTGTCAAACTTCGTCAGCATTGCATCAAGGTTTGGGATTCCTGGATGCAGGACGATGAGGTCACGGGTTTGATAGCCTGCTGTTTGTTTGAGTTGCTCAAAATAGCCATCCAGCGATTTTAAGATTTGTTCTTTCTCATCCTCGTTGAGGCTATCTTGTGCTAATAGTTGACGCAACTGTTGACTCTCTCCCACAGCCCAACGATTGAGTTGGATGTTTAAGGGTGCTAGTTCGCGGCAAATGTCTTGCAAATCAGTATGGCGTGTTCCATCTTCCAATTGTAGAATCGCCATCTCTCACCTCTGGCAAAGATATATATTCAACGGTATCTATACTAACTTGTTATTCTTGATTGAAGAAAGTTGAGGAGCCTATCTGAGCAAGGGCGCTCATTGAGCCAACAATCCCCACCAAGAGCCGTCAGGCTGGGTGGGGAGCGTCAACAATTCAAGAATTTTGAATTGCTTTGCCCCCTACAGCCCTCTCAAAATCACCAATTCCACATGACTGGGTTATCGTCTAAATGGTCGGTTACAAGACGCCCAATGGCATCGATTTGGTGAAGTTCTTCTGTAGAAAGTTGAACAGAAGCAGCTTGGGCGTTTGCGGTTGCTTGCTCAGGATGACGCGCACCGGCGATTGCACTTGTCTGTGGTTGGGCGATGAGCCATGCCAGCGCTAACTGGGCAAGGGTACAATGATGATGGTTCGCAATGGGGCGCAATTTTTCTAAAGCTTGTTGGGCACGTTCAAAGTTTTCTCCCTGGAATAGCTTATTCTTAGCGCGGTTGTCTTGTGGGTCAAATTTGTGTCCAGATCCAAATTTCCCTGTCAACAATCCTTGAGCTAAGGGTGAATAAGCAATGATGGTAATCTCGTTTTCGATACAATAAGGCATTGCATCGGTTTCTACATAACGCCAGAATAAAGAATAGGGAGGTTGTAAACTATCAATACGCCCATACTTGGCTGCTTGTTCCAGTTGGACACGGGAAAAATTGGAAACGCCAATAGCCCGAATTTTCCCTTGCTCTTTGAGTTGGTTAAGAGCGCTCATTGTCTCCTCAATTGAGACAACTTCAGAATTGAAGGAGCCAGCGGGTCAATGAATTTGGTAAAGGTCGATGTAGTCAGTTTTGAGGTTTTTTAAAGAACGTTCACAAGCCTCAATCACTTGATTGTACTTTAAATGGTTAGCAAAAACTTTCGTGGCATACTCCACCTGCTCCCCAACATCCGATAAAGCTTCAGCAACAATGCGTTCCGAGTGTCCGTCACCATAGACTTCAGCTGTGTCAATTGTCGTAATACCAGCTTCCAATCCTGCGCGTATTGCTTTAATTGAGTCTGTATCCTCAACTCCCACCCACATTTTTTTACCAGCTTGCCAAGTCCCCATCAGGATGGGCGTGATTTTGACATCTGATTTACCTAATGTTCGCTTTTCCATAATGATTCCTTAACTTTTCTTTAATTCATTTCCTCAGACAGTGACATAGTGTATCGGTCTTGGTGTCCAATTAAATCAGAGTTACAGTAGATGCTTATGCAAGAACTGACTATAACTTCTCATGCACTCAAAGAATGGGCAGTTGCCATCAACGCCTTGGAAACAGGCAAAACAATTATGCTCCTCCGCAAGGGTGGTATCCACGAACGTGATGGACGCTTTGATGTCGCCCACAAGCAGGTTTTACTTTACCCAACGTTTGAACATCAACAGCCTTTCTTGCTCAAACGCGAGTATGCCAATCTCGTTATTCCAGTAACACCTGGTTGGCATCCAGAAACAGTCCGTATCAGCAGTTGCGCTGAGATTACGGATATTTTCCCAGTCAGTGACGAGTCTATAGTTAATGCTCTGCTTGGGTTCCATATCTGGAACGAGTACTTTATTAGCGATCGCCTCAAATGGAAACCGCGTCAGCCACTGTATATTCTCCTGCTGCGGACTTACAAACTCCCCCAAGAGCAGGAAATTCCCTATCGCAGCGAGTACGGCGGCTGCAAGTCATGGATTGATTTGGCTCAACCGATTTCGCTACAAGGAGCAGAACCAATTTTATCTGATTCGACATACACCCAATTAGTTGCCAAAATTCGCAACATCGTCAGCGATAAGTTATATGTTCCATCTACATAACACATAATTATCTAAAAAAGTACTCAAACATACATAAATTTTTATGAAGCACAGATAGGATTAGGTAAACGTAGAGACTTGCTACTTTTATCTGTGTAGCCTTGTGTTGCTAAGGCGTCTACATCTTACGTTTATTTGTTTTGAGGTTAACAGTTGTGAAGGATAAAAAAAGTACCCCAAAAGGGTGAGGATTGTCTTGACATACGTCTGCGATTATGCATCTAAAAGCTAAATAAAACACATAAGGAGTTTGCCATGCATCGACGAATGTGCTGGTTATCGAAGTCTGGAGACAATGGGGAAAAAGTTTTGCATTTACAGACTGCACCCAATGAACCTTGGCGTCCTTACACAGCTTTTCGGCAATATGCAGTTCCAGATTACGAAATACCAGGTGGTTCTAAGGGTTGGGCAACCTACCAAAAATTGTTAAAAGCAGGTTGGACTTTGATCCCAAGTGCAATGGCAAACGAGTTTAGTCCTCTCTCTACTAAAGTTAAGAGTTAATCAAAAGTCAAAAAAGTTTGACTTTTTACTTCTTATTGTCTCCCCATCGTTCAAAAACCTTTAGGGGAACCTTCACCACGCGGATCGGCTGCGCCTTCTAATGTTCCATCAGGTGTTACGACAATCGTGTTAATATTACCCCAAGGCGCAGTCTGCTTAATTTTGTGTCCTCGCCGCTGCAATTGTGCAAGAGTAAGAGCATCCAAACCAACGGGTTCCACTCTTAACTCATCTGGTAACCACTGATGATGTATGCGTGGTGCAGAAACAGCCGCGCCAGCATCCATATTGTATTCCAGTACATTCAAGATAACTTGCAGCACTTGAGTGATGATGGTACCACCACCAGGCGCACCCACTGCCATCCGGAGACGACCGTTTTCAGTGACAATTGTGGGAGTCATGCTGGATAAAGGAGTTTTGCGCGGTGCGATCGCATTTGCTTGACTACCCACAAGTCCAAACGCATTGGGTACTCCGGGCGCAGCCGCAAAGTCATCCATCTCGTCATTAAGCAGAATACCAGTTCCCGGCACCACCACCCCAGAACCAAAGCCGTAGTTTACCGTGAAAGTTAAGCTAACAGCATTGCGCTGTTGATCTATAACAGTTAGGTGACTGGTTTCGGGCGATTCATATTTAGGAGAAGAGGACGCAAAGAAGCTTTTTCGCCTTGTCTCCCCCTCGTTAGCCTGAATCAACTGCTGTAATGTCTGCGGATCTGCTGGTTTAACCTCATTTGAAGGTGTAGCCCTTTCCATTTTGATTTCTTGAAGCCGTTTTTTGGCATAAGCAGAGCTAATAAGTTGTGTGACAGGAACTTTGACAAAATCTGGATCGCCTAAATATTTGGAACGGTCAGCGTAAGCGATTTTCATTGCTTCCACCATCAGGTGTAAAGCGTCTGGGTGGTGCCATCCTAAAGATTTTAAATCGGTATCACCAATAATATTTAGAATCTGTAATAGATGAACGCCTCCTGCTGAAGGTGGTGGCATTGAGCAAATTTTAGCTTTGCGGAAATTGCCACAAAGGGGAGTGCGCCAGATTGGTTTATAAGATTTCAGGTCTTCACGAGAAATTAAACCACCGTTTTTTGCCATGTCAGACGCGATCGCACGGGCAATATTTCCGGTGTAGAAACTTTGGGGGTTCTTGGCAATTTCTGCCAAAGTTCGTGCTAAATCTCGCTGCACCAACTTTTCTCCCGGAGCGAAAAATTCTCCGTTACGAGTAAAAATTGCCCGCGCTGCTGGATTATTGAGAATAACCTGCTTGCGATCCTCATACACTTTTATGGAACGCCAAGTCTGCTCTTGAGAGAGGATGAAGCCATCTTTAGCAAGAGAAATTGCAGGTTTGACGACCTCTTGCCAAGGCAGCTTACCATAACGACGATGGACTTCATACAGTCCAGCCACCGTCCCTGGTGTCGCGGCTGCCAAATAACCGTTCACGCTGACATTTGGACGCACCTTTCCCTGTGCATCTAGGTACATATTTCTTGTGGCTTTTAGCGGTGCGCGTTCGCGAAAATCCAACGCCTTCATTTCGCCAGTTTTCGCTTGATGCAATAGCAAGAATCCACCGCCACCAATTCCTGCTGAAAAAGGCTCAACTACAGATATAGCAAAGGTAGTAGCGACTGCTGCATCAACTGCATTACCACCCTTGCGTAACATTGCCATCCCTGCTTCACTTGCTAAGGGATGTGCTGAGACTACCATTGCCTTTTTGGTCCGAAGCGGTGGGATAACGAAGGCGGATGCTACTTGGCTAGAAAATAGAACGCCAAGGGTAAAAGCTGTGAATGCAACCTGTTTACATTTGTCAAAAATACCGATTTTCATTTTTTATTGTTCTTAGGCTAGTAACCAGAAATGCATTCAAGGTAGCTTTGTGGCTTTGCACAGATTACAAATTATAATCTCATGCCAAGACGCAAAGATGCAAAACTTTTCGGCGTTGCATGAGTAGGTGCGCTGATTGTCCATCAAGGATAACAAGGATGACTTTTACCCTTTGCCTTCAGCCGTTAATTTCGACTGATAAATACAAATCCCCGTGTCTTACCGGAAACTGAATCAGCCGTTGCCATAGCCTTCCATAAATCTGCTGTTTTCACCCAGACTGGCGGATATTTATAACGAGAAACATCCATGATTAAAAATCTATCTGTTTTCTCGTTATATGCTGCTAATGGGGAAATATGCCCACCTTTTTCTTGCCCAATTTCTTTACGTAAATAATTAACTAAGATATAATTATCAGGCTGTTTTAAATTCTCTAATGCCAGTTTTCTAAAAGCTTGTAGGTTAGTGTCAGCAGCATGGTAAACCTTGACCTTAACGTTATAGCTAACTAAGAATTGCCCTATCTGCTCTAGAGTCATACCCATACGAGAAACCACCTCGGGTGCTAACACTTTTCGGGTAGCTTCGTTATTAAAAAAGTTTTCTTGAGTAAATACCCGGTAGGGAGAATACTGCTGTGCTTCTGGTGCAGGAATTTGCAAACCATTCAGTACCATAACAATACTAGCCACCCCACAATATGCCTGATTGTTTTGAGTAACAAACTGCATACTAAGTGGCAAGAAATCTTTCCTTGATTGACTTTCAAATAATAATTTTTCGCCTTCTTGTGAGTTAAAAGCAATTAAATTCTTTGGCAAAGTCAGTGTTTGAGCAAAGACACTTCCACTAGCTACAAAAGCACTTATTACTAAAGCCTTTAAAGGTAAGTTGATAGTTTTGAGTAAAATTTTATTCATGGTAATTTTTTACAAAAAAATATATTATATTGAACTTCCGGCTAAACCCTTAGCTTTGCGAAACTCGCTAACAACCTCTTTTATATCACGTAACTCGCCCTCAACTAAATAGTTTAATTGTCGCATTTCATCCGCCGAAATTCTGCCAACGAGTTGGGCGATCGCCTTCCTTAATTGTGGATACTTTTGTAAAGTTTCTTTACGTATTATTGGATCTGCCTCATAAGGTGGAAAATACTGCTTATCATCTTTCAGGACGACTAAACCCAAGCGAGAAATTTGCCCATCAGTGGAATTTCCATTCACCATGTCTACTTGCTTTTGCACCAGTGCCCGATAGATTAAACCTAAATCCATAATGCGAGGAGAATGGGCAAAGCGTAAACCGTAGGTTTTAGCCAATCCAGGAAAACCATCTTCCCTTTCCACAAATTCGTAGCTACAACCACCGCGCCACTGAGGTGTATATTTAGCAGCTTCAGAAAGAGTTTTGATATTGTAACGCTTGGCATCTTCACCGCGTATAGTCATTACAAAAGTGTTTTCAAAACCCAACGATTCCATTACTTCCAAATTGAACTGCTTGGCATAAGCTTGTTTTAAACGTCGATAAACTTCTTTTGGGTCACTAATCGCTTTTTGCTTCAAAATCCCAGTAAAAGCTGTACCCGTATATTCAACATAAGCATCAATTTTGCCAGCAATAATCGCTTGATGAGTCACAAAAGAACTCGTAAAGCGGCGACGTTCTACTTTTAAATTGCTAGTTGCTTCTATTTGCTGTGCCAAAAGTTCGCTTAAAATATCTTGTTCAGTAAAACCCTTGGAAGCAACAACAATATCTCCACCACCTCCGCTATTTGTGCTGGGGTTACAACTGGCAATTCCTAGCACTAGGGCAAAAGTTAAAAGGAAAAAGGCAAAAAATCTTTTCATATCTTTGTTCTTCACCTTGGCGTTCTTGGCGGTTCATGAATGACAACACACCTGACTTGAAAATAGAACTCAGAACTCAGAACTCAGAATGCAGAAGAAAAAATAAATTTTCATCTGTCCTGGTGTACGCAGTTCATGATGGCTATTTTCTTGTAATTTTTAATCTTCCCTCCAACCAACCAATGCCAAAATCAGCAACTAAAGCAATGATCGCCGCAGGAATCGCACCAGCTAAAAGTAACTGATTATTCACCACTGCAATACCTCGAAAAATCAACTCCCCTAAACCACCAGCACCAATTGCTGCGGCAATAGTGGCAATCCCAATCGCAATCACTGTCGCCACTCGCACCCCTGCTAAAATAACACTCAGTGCCAAAGGAATTTCTACCTGAAGCAATAATTCTCTATCTGTCATTCCCATCCCTCGCCCAGCTTCTATAATGGCTGAATCTACACCAGTGATCCCCGTATAAGTATTGCGGATTATAGGTAATAGAGAATACAAAGTTAGGGCAACAATTGCAGGGCTTGGTCCAATTCCACCAACTATAGGTACGGGAATAAGCAAGCCAAACAGTGCCAGACTGGGAACGGTTTGCAGAATATTCGCAATCCCAAGAATGGGTTGGCGGAGGTTCTTTCGCCGGGTAATTAATATACCCAGTGGAATTCCTACGAGAGTGGCAATACCAATAGAAACTGCTACCAGCAGCAAGTGTTCTAGAGTGCGTTCCAGGATTTCCGAGGCGTATTTTATTAAGAAGAAGTCACTGATATTCATAGGGCTGGTTTGAGACATTGCAGAAATGCAAGGGCTTCTGGGTGTTGAGAACGCAAAAATTCTTCGGTTGTACCCAACACAACCAATTCTCCCCCATGCATTAACCCAATTCTCGATGCTAAAACAAATGCTTCTTGGATATCGTGAGTGACAAACACAACTGTCTTGCCTAGTTCCTGCTGTAACCGTTTAAATTCTTGTTGCAGTTCTAACCGGGTAATTGGATCGAGTGCGCCAAAAGGTTCATCCATCAACAAGACTGGCGGATCGGCTGCTAGCGCCCTTGCCACACCAACCCGTTGTCTTTGCCCTCCCGAAAGTTCATGTGGATACCTTTGAGCAAATTTTTCTGGTTCTAAACCTACCAAATGCAACAATTCATAAACTCGCGTTTTAATTTGCTTGGGTTTCCAACCTTCCAAAGATGGAACCAAACCCACATTGCGTTCAACAGTGAAATGAGGAAATAAACCCGTTTCTTGAATGACATAACCAATCTTGCGCCGCAATTTAATTTCATCCCATTGAGTTGTAGGAATGCCATCAAATAATACCTCGCCTTGTGTGGGTATAAATAGGCGATTGATTAATTTCATTGTCGTAGTTTTGCCGCTCCCACTGCGCCCTAGTAATATCAGTGCTTCTCCTTGATGGATAGCGAAATTGAGGTTTGATACCAGAGGGCGGTTGTTACGGCTAAAGGTAACATTGTGAAATTCGACAGCGATTTGGTTATCCTGCGGCATGAGTCACTTGCAAGCTGGTTTTATGTCATTATCTTCTGAATTTTGCCAGTATGCGTTAGGTTTGTACTTTGCTAGATAAAGTCTATCCAAAACGGATCTGCCCAAGGGAAATTTTTTTCCCTTCTGGCATAAGTCACTTCGGGCTTTAAGTATAACTTTTTGGCACTCCATACTTACCCAATAGAGGTTGAAAATGCCAGGTGCAAGATAAGAGCCAACCACATTTTCAGTGAAATTGCTGATGGAGACATAGCATAAGTCACACTAAATTGTTATGAAATTTCTTATGAAGTTTACCAGGGATAGACATGAAATTCCAAGCTATTTGCATAAGCGCAGCCGTAACTGTTGCCATGTTCACAGGGTTAACACTGAGCCATCAGGAGTCTGCTCAAGCTCAACTTCTTCCAGGTGTTACTGTTTGCACTGGTGGGTTAGTACTAGTGAATGGAGTTTGCGTTTCTGTAAACAACACAACAGGAGTTCCCACTCCAGCTCTACTGCCAGGTTTAATTGGTTTAGGCGCGAGCTTACTACGTAAGCGTAAGGCTAAGAACGCTGAGGTTACTGAGGTTGATATCTAAAGTTTCTGACAGCTAAATACCTAGACTGTTATGTCATTCCACTGAGGGTGATCTAGCTATAAGTCATAAATGATGGCACTTTTAAGGCAAAACTTTGACTAGAGAGCCATCATTCTTAATTTATCTGTCAATTGGGTCTTACCCAGCTGATCAGGCAGGAAGTCTTTAGAGTAACGTGGAAAAGCTCTTAGCATACTACTGAGAGCAGTTAGCGGGGAGATAGCATTGCTGCTTAAGGTTAGCTCTGGAGATTGTACCAATGCATAGAATCCCAGTCCTGTAAAAATGTGGTAAAAGGTAGACAATATGGGTCGGCTGTTGTTGTGTAAAAGCCCAAGAACTGCTCACGATTGGATTGTCCTATGTGGTCTTGTAGTAGGTCTGTGGTACCTGCCTAGTTGGCTAGGAAATCTACTAAACTTGGTTGTTCACGGTGTTGCGTTTCCTTTACTTGTCTTTGTAGCTGCTTATCTGGCAATACAAGAGTTATGGCATCAGCGAAACCAACTTGCTAAGCTAATTGCTCCTGTCCAACAGAGGCGACTAGGACACATCCTAATTCTAACGAGTGTGGGTCTTTTTCCGTTCTGTCGTTTCGCCTTCTGGCCACAGGCTCTATTGTGGTTTTTGGTTTTAGTTGGGATTACTTTAAGTTCTTGGGGTGTAAGCTTCTTTAAGAAGTACCCATGCCCTACTTTCTTGATACTCCTGAGCGTACATCCAACACCAAATTACCTCGTTGATTATCTGTGGAGAACTGTTAATTACCACACTCTAGAACAATTGGTGGCTTGGAGTAGTAGTCTAGCACTTCAAGCTATAGGTCAGTCAGCGACTTCAACTCATAATTTGATCTATTTAGGCACAGGTGCAATCCAGGTAGAGTGGGGCTGTACCGGCACTGATATGGCTATTACTATGGCTACAACTAGCTTGTTATTAGGCTTAATTCTTAAGCAAAGCTGGCTGCAAACAGTAGGATTAGTTATTGTAGGGATTACTTTGGCTTTTGTTTTGAATGTACCCCGAATTATGTTGCTAGCGTTTGCAAATTCCTTTTGGGGGAAAGAAGCATTTGAATTTTGGCACGGTGGATGGGGTGAACAAATCTTCTCAAC
The sequence above is a segment of the Mastigocladopsis repens PCC 10914 genome. Coding sequences within it:
- the mtnB gene encoding methylthioribulose 1-phosphate dehydratase, whose product is MNSSTLITLIDPRLELISDARHFYQQGWMVGTAGNLSVRLPDGSFWITASGRSKGELEPGDFVPIQPNGKVEQPSPDLKPSAETAIHQVLYDLFADAMSCYHVHSVEASLVSRFVKGDTLPLPPLEMLKGLGVWEENPCCSMPIFANHLQVSRIADEIKERFTTTPPQIPALLIRDHGVTVWAPSPKTARNYIELMEYIFRYMVAARGVGVWGVGE
- a CDS encoding 1,2-dihydroxy-3-keto-5-methylthiopentene dioxygenase — its product is MAILQLEDGTRHTDLQDICRELAPLNIQLNRWAVGESQQLRQLLAQDSLNEDEKEQILKSLDGYFEQLKQTAGYQTRDLIVLHPGIPNLDAMLTKFDKIHTHSEDEVRYIIAGEGIFGFVRPDDTQVELTVQPQEYINVPAGTEHWFYLTPARRIKAVRYFTGTEGWFPEYTDTQIRTRQAVGQI
- a CDS encoding DUF1802 family protein translates to MQELTITSHALKEWAVAINALETGKTIMLLRKGGIHERDGRFDVAHKQVLLYPTFEHQQPFLLKREYANLVIPVTPGWHPETVRISSCAEITDIFPVSDESIVNALLGFHIWNEYFISDRLKWKPRQPLYILLLRTYKLPQEQEIPYRSEYGGCKSWIDLAQPISLQGAEPILSDSTYTQLVAKIRNIVSDKLYVPST
- the ggt gene encoding gamma-glutamyltransferase, translating into MKIGIFDKCKQVAFTAFTLGVLFSSQVASAFVIPPLRTKKAMVVSAHPLASEAGMAMLRKGGNAVDAAVATTFAISVVEPFSAGIGGGGFLLLHQAKTGEMKALDFRERAPLKATRNMYLDAQGKVRPNVSVNGYLAAATPGTVAGLYEVHRRYGKLPWQEVVKPAISLAKDGFILSQEQTWRSIKVYEDRKQVILNNPAARAIFTRNGEFFAPGEKLVQRDLARTLAEIAKNPQSFYTGNIARAIASDMAKNGGLISREDLKSYKPIWRTPLCGNFRKAKICSMPPPSAGGVHLLQILNIIGDTDLKSLGWHHPDALHLMVEAMKIAYADRSKYLGDPDFVKVPVTQLISSAYAKKRLQEIKMERATPSNEVKPADPQTLQQLIQANEGETRRKSFFASSSPKYESPETSHLTVIDQQRNAVSLTFTVNYGFGSGVVVPGTGILLNDEMDDFAAAPGVPNAFGLVGSQANAIAPRKTPLSSMTPTIVTENGRLRMAVGAPGGGTIITQVLQVILNVLEYNMDAGAAVSAPRIHHQWLPDELRVEPVGLDALTLAQLQRRGHKIKQTAPWGNINTIVVTPDGTLEGAADPRGEGSPKGF
- a CDS encoding phytochelatin synthase family protein: MNKILLKTINLPLKALVISAFVASGSVFAQTLTLPKNLIAFNSQEGEKLLFESQSRKDFLPLSMQFVTQNNQAYCGVASIVMVLNGLQIPAPEAQQYSPYRVFTQENFFNNEATRKVLAPEVVSRMGMTLEQIGQFLVSYNVKVKVYHAADTNLQAFRKLALENLKQPDNYILVNYLRKEIGQEKGGHISPLAAYNEKTDRFLIMDVSRYKYPPVWVKTADLWKAMATADSVSGKTRGFVFISRN
- a CDS encoding glycine betaine ABC transporter substrate-binding protein, producing MKRFFAFFLLTFALVLGIASCNPSTNSGGGGDIVVASKGFTEQDILSELLAQQIEATSNLKVERRRFTSSFVTHQAIIAGKIDAYVEYTGTAFTGILKQKAISDPKEVYRRLKQAYAKQFNLEVMESLGFENTFVMTIRGEDAKRYNIKTLSEAAKYTPQWRGGCSYEFVEREDGFPGLAKTYGLRFAHSPRIMDLGLIYRALVQKQVDMVNGNSTDGQISRLGLVVLKDDKQYFPPYEADPIIRKETLQKYPQLRKAIAQLVGRISADEMRQLNYLVEGELRDIKEVVSEFRKAKGLAGSSI
- a CDS encoding ABC transporter permease, producing the protein MNISDFFLIKYASEILERTLEHLLLVAVSIGIATLVGIPLGILITRRKNLRQPILGIANILQTVPSLALFGLLIPVPIVGGIGPSPAIVALTLYSLLPIIRNTYTGITGVDSAIIEAGRGMGMTDRELLLQVEIPLALSVILAGVRVATVIAIGIATIAAAIGAGGLGELIFRGIAVVNNQLLLAGAIPAAIIALVADFGIGWLEGRLKITRK
- a CDS encoding ATP-binding cassette domain-containing protein — protein: MPQDNQIAVEFHNVTFSRNNRPLVSNLNFAIHQGEALILLGRSGSGKTTTMKLINRLFIPTQGEVLFDGIPTTQWDEIKLRRKIGYVIQETGLFPHFTVERNVGLVPSLEGWKPKQIKTRVYELLHLVGLEPEKFAQRYPHELSGGQRQRVGVARALAADPPVLLMDEPFGALDPITRLELQQEFKRLQQELGKTVVFVTHDIQEAFVLASRIGLMHGGELVVLGTTEEFLRSQHPEALAFLQCLKPAL
- a CDS encoding PTPA-CTERM sorting domain-containing protein; the encoded protein is MKFQAICISAAVTVAMFTGLTLSHQESAQAQLLPGVTVCTGGLVLVNGVCVSVNNTTGVPTPALLPGLIGLGASLLRKRKAKNAEVTEVDI
- the crtC gene encoding cyanoexosortase C; the encoded protein is MGRLLLCKSPRTAHDWIVLCGLVVGLWYLPSWLGNLLNLVVHGVAFPLLVFVAAYLAIQELWHQRNQLAKLIAPVQQRRLGHILILTSVGLFPFCRFAFWPQALLWFLVLVGITLSSWGVSFFKKYPCPTFLILLSVHPTPNYLVDYLWRTVNYHTLEQLVAWSSSLALQAIGQSATSTHNLIYLGTGAIQVEWGCTGTDMAITMATTSLLLGLILKQSWLQTVGLVIVGITLAFVLNVPRIMLLAFANSFWGKEAFEFWHGGWGEQIFSTILFTIYYYLMKAIFSERSVKSRL